A part of bacterium genomic DNA contains:
- the rplT gene encoding 50S ribosomal protein L20, whose protein sequence is MRVKRGVKARRRRNRVLKIAKGFRGRSKNTIRQATQRAEKSLTYRYRDRKTNKRNFRSLWITRINAALGEAMSYSKFINGLKVAGVELDRKVLAALAVEEPLAFQEVVKVAQGAAS, encoded by the coding sequence ATGAGAGTAAAACGTGGAGTAAAAGCACGTCGACGTCGTAATCGCGTATTGAAAATCGCAAAAGGTTTTCGTGGACGTTCGAAAAATACAATTCGTCAAGCAACACAACGCGCTGAAAAGTCGCTAACGTACCGATATCGCGATCGTAAGACGAATAAACGCAATTTCCGTTCACTTTGGATTACTCGCATCAATGCAGCACTAGGTGAAGCGATGTCATATTCTAAGTTCATTAACGGCTTGAAAGTAGCTGGTGTTGAGCTTGATCGTAAAGTTTTAGCTGCTCTTGCTGTAGAAGAGCCGCTTGCGTTTCAAGAAGTTGTAAAGGTTGCCCAAGGCGCAGCGTCGTAA